From one Triticum urartu cultivar G1812 chromosome 3, Tu2.1, whole genome shotgun sequence genomic stretch:
- the LOC125546906 gene encoding uncharacterized protein LOC125546906, protein MAAASFVTYLETPREFRLLGFRAPPPSPVTGVVTNGGSGSPEYGECPDGNEDDEVGRFLRRSAKVPVLRLPERAIPRKKKKSDKAAWAPPVIDMRLLDTPDGSGPVVEALRSAAVAFGCFQVVGHGVNLCLVSAAAGRASSPTPEEAGGEDGEELWWSPSEGDQLRNGAADLFTQLEQTAAKLVDALQRDSVGATMVRADRNGSQLCIRTHHGRQCDIGPITISQDDILRMLIKSSRCPRALALHLCPGASTFHVFSRQRGWSRFRPLGGAVVVTVGDQLQAWSSGLYKSVAGKPAYSDSDLRAERGCDVVSAEYLHTCSSASMESEPLDADAGKTIQLNVQIIVAACLVLLYYFLLSCLYTIWS, encoded by the exons ATGGCTGCTGCATCCTTCGTTACGTACCTCGAGACGCCTAGAGAGTTCCGGCTGCTGGGGTTCCGGGCGCCGCCGCCGTCTCCGGTCACCGGCGTTGTGACAAACGGTGGCTCTGGATCACCTGAGTACGGTGAGTGCCCCGACGGCAACGAAGATGACGAGGTCGGCAGGTTCCTGCGTCGCTCCGCCAAGGTCCCGGTGCTGCGGCTGCCGGAGAGGGCCATCCCgcggaagaagaagaagagtgatAAGGCGGCGTGGGCTCCCCCAGTCATCGACATGCGCCTGCTGGACACGCCGGATGGCAGTGGTCCGGTGGTGGAGGCTCTGAGGTCGGCGGCCGTCGCGTTTGGCTGCTTCCAGGTGGTTGGCCATGGGGTCAATTTGTGCCTGGTCTCTGCTGCGGCGGGGAGGGCGAGTTCGCCTACGCCGGAGGAGGCCGGTGGAGAAGATGGTGAGGAGCTGTGGTGGTCACCGAGCGAAGGAGACCAGTTGAG GAACGGGGCAGCCGATCTGTTCACCCAGCTGGAGCAAACCGCAGCCAAACTGGTGGATGCCTTGCAGCGGGACAGCGTTGGCGCCACCATGGTCAGAGCTGACAGGAACGGCTCGCAACTCTGCATCCGCACGCACCACGGCCGGCAGTGCGATATCGGCCCTATCACTATCAGCCAGGACGACATCCTGAGGATGCTGATCAAGAGCTCGCGCTGCCCGCGTGCTCTCGCTCTCCACCTCTGCCCCGGCGCCTCCACGTTCCACGTCTTCTCCCGGCAGCGGGGATGGTCCAGGTTCCGCCCCCTCGGTGGCGCCGTCGTGGTCACCGTCGGAGACCAGCTTCAG GCATGGAGCAGTGGACTCTACAAGAGCGTGGCCGGGAAACCGGCTTACAGCGACAGCGATCTCCGAGCAGAACGCGGCTGCGACGTCGTCTCGGCGGAGTACCTCCACACCTGCTCTTCGGCTAGCATGGAGAGCGAGCCCCTGGACGCGGATGCCGGGAAGACCATTCAGTTGAATGTGCAGATCATTGTAGCAGCTTGCCTTGTGCTCCTTTACTACTTTCTCCTGTCATGCTTGTATACGATTTGGTCTTGA
- the LOC125544627 gene encoding casein kinase 1-like protein HD16, which translates to MPVLRSAARRAREAQENPAAAAAAEAPVVPPATRRRRAARRQKAGGVREAAVPEEERAAAEEIAPAEVSGERAGEEPMDDQDSADKQAGEDASPIPETVQVASSPRYKVERKLGKGGFGQVYVGRRISANAPGAVEVALKFEHKNSKGCNHGPPYEWQVYDILGGIHGVPRVHYKGRQGDYFIMVMDMLGLSLWDACSNNSHTMSVEMVACIAIEAISILEKVHSKGYVHGDVKPENFLLGPPGTPEEKKLFLVDLGLATKWKDRSTGHHVEYDQRPDIFRGTVRYASVHAHLGRIGSRRDDLESLAYTLVFLLRGRLPWQGYQGENKGFLVCKKKMCTSPESLCSFCPQPFKEFVEYVVNLKFDEEPNYAKCISLFDSIVGPNPDIRPINTDGAQKLIHQVGQKRGRISLEGETDEQPKKKIRMGMPATQWISVYNARRPMKQRYHYNVADSRLVQHIDKGNEDGLFISCISSCANLWALIMDAGTGFSSQVYELSPHFLHKEWIMDQWDRNYYITALAGANNGSSLVVMSKGTLYTQQSYKVSDTFPFKWINKKWRDGFYVTSMATAGNKWAIVMSRNAGFSEQVVELDFLYPSEGVHKRWDCGYRITAVAATWDQTALILSVPRRKPTDETQETLRTSAFPSQHVKEKWSKNLYLASVCYGRTVS; encoded by the exons ATGCCTGTGCTGCGTAGTGCGGCTCGGAGGGCCCGTGAGGCGCAGGAgaatccggcggcggcggcggcggcggaggcacCGGTTGTGCcaccggcgacgaggaggcgcAGGGCGGCGAGAAGGCAGAAGGCGGGAGGCGTCCGTGAGGCCGCGGTACCGGAGGAAgagagggcggcggcggaggagatcgcGCCCGCGGAGGTCTCAGGGGAACGCGCCGGTGAGGAGCCGATGGATGACCAGGACAGCGCCGACAAACAGGCCGGCGAGGATGCCTCTCCAATCCCCGAGACG GTCCAGGTGGCCAGTTCACCTAGGTATAAAGTTGAAAGGAAGCTTGGGAAAGGAGGATTTGGCCAAGTATACGTTGGCCGCCGCATTTCAGCTAATGCTCCAGGCGCAGTTGAG GTGGCGTTAAAGTTTGAGCATAAGAACAGCAAAGgatgtaaccatgggcctccttatgagtggcaggtTTATGA TATCCTCGGTGGCATTCATGGGGTTCCTCGAGTCCACTACAAAGGCCGCCAAGGGGATTACTTCATTATG GTTATGGATATGCTAGGTCTCAGTCTGTGGGATGCATGTAGTAATAATTCCCACAC AATGTCAGTTGAGATGGTTGCTTGCATTGCTATCGAAGCTATCTCCATACTTGAGAAAGTGCACTCAAAAGG ATATGTCCACGGGGATGTGAAACCCGAGAATTTCTTGCTAGGACCTCCTGGAACTCCTGAAGAGAAAAAACTGTTTCTTGTCGACCTTGGCTTAG CCACCAAGTGGAAGGATAGATCGACAGGCCATCATGTTGAGTATGATCAGCGACCTGATATTTTCAG GGGAACAGTTCGTTATGCTAGTGTTCATGCACATCTGGGGAGGATAGGCAGCAGGAGGGATGATTTAGAATCTCTGGCCTATACACTAGTCTTTCTTCTACGGGGACGTCTACCTTGGCAAGGCTACCAG GGTGAAAACAAGGGTTTTCTTGTTTGCAAAAAGAAAATGTGCACCTCTCCAGAATCTCTCTGTAGCTTCTGCCCTCAGCCCTTTAAGGAGTTTGTAGAATATGTGGTCAACTTGAAGTTTGATGAAGAACCCAACTATGCCAAGTGTATCTCCCTTTTTGATAGTATAGTGGGCCCAAATCCAGATATCAGGCCAATTAACACAGATGGTGCTCAGAAG CTTATACACCAAGTTGGCCAAAAGAGAGGGCGCATATCGTTGGAAGGAGAGACAGATGAGCAACCAAAGAAGAAGATCAGGATGGGAATGCCTGCAACACAGTGGATAAGTGTTTATAATGCAAGGCGGCCTATGAAACAAAG GTATCACTACAATGTTGCAGATTCAAGGCTTGTACAACACATTGACAAAGGGAATGAAGATGGACTGTTTATTAGTTGCATATCATCTTGTGCAAATCTGTGGGCACTAATCATGGATGCTGGCACTGGGTTCTCTTCTCAAGTTTATGAACTTTCACCACATTTTCTTCACAAA GAATGGATAATGGACCAATGGGATAGGAACTACTATATAACTGCACTTGCTGGAGCAAACAATGGGAGTTCCCTGGTAGTGATGTCCAAAG GAACACTGTATACTCAGCAGTCCTACAAAGTAAGTGATACCTTTCCCTTTAAGTGGATAAACAAGAAATGGCGTGATGGTTTCTATGTGACTTCCATGGCAACTGCGGGGAATAAGTGGGCGATTGTTATGTCTCGCAATGCAGGGTTTTCCGAACAG GTTGTTGAGCTGGACTTCTTGTACCCTAGTGAGGGAGTCCATAAGAGGTGGGACTGTGGTTACCGGATAACAGCAGTTGCTGCGACTTGGGATCAGACTGCATTGATCTTAAGTGTACCAAGAAGGAAGCCTACCGATGAAACCCAAGAGACGCTGAGAACATCTGCTTTCCCCAGTCAGCATGTGAAG GAGAAATGGTCCAAGAATCTCTACCTTGCTTCAGTATGTTATGGGCGTACCGTATCGTAG